A region from the Salvelinus namaycush isolate Seneca unplaced genomic scaffold, SaNama_1.0 Scaffold1612, whole genome shotgun sequence genome encodes:
- the LOC120037195 gene encoding long-chain fatty acid transport protein 6, producing the protein MMVWVTWMFTTFVAGLFAILVFQRMNYPLFWVDLIYYLNLRKVGKALKSRMQRGVITYLDSFLYQAKKMPDKAFIVFEGQTLTYQEVDKRSNQFAKVFRTEGGLKKGDIVALLMSNEPDFICVWFGLSKLGCEVAFLNFNIKSKSLLYCFESCGAKSLVVGADLVSSLGEVLPSLKENAIEVWVTDIGCPHEGVNTLLDKVEQASDMALPDCPRADLMSNFLFIFTSGTTGLPKAARVGHLKAVMCMAFLRLCGARSDDNIYITLPLYHMTASLLGIGGCIQLGATCILKNKFSASQFWKDCVKHNVTVFQYVGELCRYLVNQPAVPEESAHRVRVAAGSGLRADVWREFARRFGKINVREAYGLTEASIGFVNYTNEIGPIGRAGYFNKLNMPFEFLSCDPQTYEPIRTESGRCVKANKGETGLLVAPVSVMNPFLGYAGNTLQSEKKLLRDVFKEGDVYFNTGDLMLQDHRDFVYFRDRIGDTFRWKGENVATTEVSEILGSLEFLQEVNVYGVTVPGYEGRAGMAAVVLKMDQKLDGKKLYNHLVQSLPAYSWPWFLRIQTSIDVTETFKQQKRKLVLEGFSPDAVQESLYFLDLSQRDYVPLTQSLHDDIVSGKIRL; encoded by the exons ATGATGGTATGGGTAACATGGATGTTTACTACATTTGTCGCAGGACTTTTTGCAATTCTGGTATTCCAAAGGATGAATTACCCATTGTTTTGGGTGGATTTGATTTATTACCTAAACCTTCGGAAGGTTGGAAAGGCGTTGAAGTCTCGTATGCAGAGAGGAGTCATCACTTACCTCGACAGCTTTCTTTATCAGGCAAAGAAGATGCCTGACAAGGCTTTCATAGTGTTTGAGGGTCAAACGCTAACTTACCAGGAAGTTGATAAAAGAAGCAACCAGTTTGCTAAAGTTTTCAGAACAGAAGGTGGCTTGAAGAAGGGTGATATTGTCGCTCTTCTGATGAGCAATGAGCCTGATTTTATTTGTGTGTGGTTCGGACTCAGTAAACTGGGCTGCGAGGTCGCTTTCCTCAATTTCAATATCAAATCCAAATCGCTCCTATATTGTTTTGAAAGTTGTGGAGCGAAATCGCTCGTCGTAGGCGCAG ATTTGGTGAGTTCACTGGGCGAGGTGTTACCCTCCCTAAAGGAGAATGCCATTGAGGTGTGGGTCACGGACATTGGCTGCCCTCATGAAGGGGTCAACACGTTACTGGACAAGGTGGAGCAGGCCTCAGACATGGCCTTACCTGACTGTCCTAGAGCTGACCTCATGTCCAACTTCCTGTTCATCTTCACATCAGGAACAACCG GACTTCCTAAGGCAGCCCGGGTGGGACATCTCAAAGCCGTCATGTGCATGGCCTTCCTTCGTCTGTGCGGGGCCCGTTCGGATGACAACATTTACATCACTCTGCCCCTATACCACATGACCGCCTCTCTTCTGGGTATTGGTGGATGCATACAGCTTG GGGCAACGTGCATATTGAAAAATAAGTTTTCTGCCAGTCAATTTTGGAAAGACTGCGTGAAACATAACGTGACCGTATTTCAATACGTCGGAGAGCTCTGTCGCTACCTGGTCAACCAACCTGCG GTCCCTGAGGAGAGTGCCCACAGAGTGCGTGTTGCAGCAGGGAGTGGTCTGAGGGCAGATGTCTGGAGGGAGTTTGCCAGACGCTTTGGGAAGATCAATGTCCGGGAAGCCTACGGTTTAACTGAGGCCAGCATTGGCTTTGTCAACTACACCAATGAAATAGGACCCATCGGAAGGGCGGGCTACTTCAACAAG CTTAATATGCCCTTTGAGTTCTTGAGTTGTGATCCCCAAACATATGAGCCGATACGGACCGAATCAGGACGATGTGTCAAAGCAAATAAAG GAGAGACGGGCCTCCTGGTGGCCCCGGTGTCGGTCATGAATCCTTTCCTGGGGTACGCTGGGAATACGCTTCAGTCAGAGAAGAAGCTCCTCAGGGACGTGTTCAAGGAGGGAGACGTGTACTTTAACACCGGAGACCTCATGCTTCAGGACCACAGAGACTTTGTCTACTTCCGTGACCGTATCGGAGATACCTTCAG GTGGAAAGGAGAGAATGTGGCCACCACAGAAGTTTCAGAGATTCTCGGAAGTTTGGAGTTCCTGCAGGAAGTGAACGTCTATGGTGTTACTGTGCCAG GTTATGAAGGCAGAGCAGGAATGGCAGCCGTCGTCCTAAAGATGGACCAAAAGCTGGATGGTAAAAAACTCTACAACCATTTGGTCCAAAGTCTCCCCGCTTACTCGTGGCCCTGGTTTCTACGGATCCAG ACGTCCATAGATGTGACCGAGACCTTCAAGCAGCAGAAGAGGAAGTTGGTGCTGGAGGGCTTCAGCCCTGACGCCGTCCAGGAGTCCCTGTATTTCTTGGACCTATCCCAGAGAGACTACGTCCCACTCACTCAGTCTCTGCATGATGACATTGTCTCCGGAAAGATACGGCTCTAG